One Purpureocillium takamizusanense chromosome 1, complete sequence genomic window carries:
- the RPB7 gene encoding DNA-directed RNA polymerase II subunit (COG:K~BUSCO:EOG09264RW6~EggNog:ENOG503P1SG), with product MFFLYNMERRVTLHPSYFGRNMHELVTSKLLKDVEGTCAGSYYIISIMDTFDISEGRILPGNGLAEFTVGYRAVVWRPFKGETVDAVVYSINPQGFFAQAGPLRLFVSAHLIPSDIKWDPNATPPQFTNNEDTVIEPGTHVRVKIIGTRTEVGEMWAIGSIKEDYLGCLQD from the exons ATGTTCTTTCTCTACAACATGGAGCGCAGGGTCACCCTGCACCCCTCGTATTTCGGTCGAAACATGCACGAGCTCGTGACCAGCAAGCTCCTCAAAGACGTGGAGGGCACCTGTGCCGGAAGCTACTACATCATCTCTATCATGGACACGTTTGACATTTCCGAGGGACGGATCCTGCCGGGCAATGGGCTCGCCGAGTTCACCGTCGGGTATCGAGCGGTCGTCTGGCGGCCATTCAAGGGCGAGACG gtcgacgccgtggtgTACTCGATCAACCCGCAAGGCTTCTTCGCCCAAGCTGGGCCGCTGCGGCTTTTCGTCTCGGCGCAT CTGATTCCGAGCGACATCAAATGGGATCCCAACGCCACGCCACCGCAATTCACCAACAATGAGGACACAGTCATCGAGCCCGGGACGCACGTGCGGGTCAAGATAATCGGCACGCGAACCGAGGTGGGAGAGATGTGGGCCATTGGCAGCATCAAGGAGGATTATCTCGG GTGTCTGCAAGACTGA
- a CDS encoding 4-hydroxy-2-oxoheptanedioate aldolase (COG:E~EggNog:ENOG503P00T), which translates to MAMRASNRLKTAFAQGRQSMGMWQMLPGANVSRLLARSGVDWVMVDCEHGNMDDSAMHDAVPAIAALGVSPLVRIPDIQSWMVKRALDSGAHGVLVPLLRSVEQAKELVQAAKFPPMGRRGFGSPIAPERFSPMPSFTEYLQQANDALLTMVQIETREALDVVEDIAAVDGIDVLFIGPFDLGNSIGYPILDGAMAPQLKDAIARILGACRKSGKKCGMYATSGEQAKAFADQGFDMISVAADYTALEYVLKQQFGASQGQSATSKTGSY; encoded by the exons atggcgatgcgggCGTCCAACCGCCTCAAGACGGCCTTCGCCCAGGGCCGCCAGTCCATGGGCATGTGGCAGATGCTGCCGGGCGCCAACGtctcgcgcctcctcgcccggtCGGGCGTCGACTGGGTCATGGTCGACTGCGAGCACGGCAACATGGACG ATAGCGCCATGCACGATGCCGTTCCGGCCATAGCCGCGCTGGGCGTGTCGCCCTTGGTCCGGATCCCGGACATTCAGTCCTGGATGGTGAAGC GCGCACTCGACTCGGGCGCACACGGC GTCCTGGTCCCGCTGTTGCGAtccgtcgagcaggccaaggagctcgtccaggccgccaagtTCCCGCCCatgggccgccgcggcttcgGCTCGCCCATCGCCCCGGAGCGCTTCAGCCCCATGCCCTCCTTCACCGAGTACCTGCAGCAGGCCAACGACGCCCTTCTGACCATGGTCCAGATCGAGACCCGCGAGGcgctcgatgtcgtcgaggacattgccgccgtcgacggcatcgacgtgcTCTTCATCGGGCCCTTTGACCTCG GCAACAGCATCGGCTACCcgatcctcgacggcgccatggccccgcagctcaaggacgccatcgcccgcatcctcggcgcgtGCCGCAAGTCGGGCAAGAAGTGCGGCATGTACGCCAcgagcggcgagcaggccaaggcctTTGCGGACCAGGGCTTCGACATGATCTCCGTGGCGGCTGATTACACGGCGCTCGAGTACGTGCTGAAGCAGCAGTTTGGCGCCTCGCAGGGCCAGTCCGCGACGTCCAAGACGGGCTCGTACTAG
- a CDS encoding uncharacterized protein (COG:C~EggNog:ENOG503P6NH) — translation MYATRRLLQACRITLFSRDNCGLCTSAKGVLSDVWDRRPFVFREVNLALPEPESKSWRELYDFDIPVIHISRAEAREEQVEAAGKAVKLMHRFTPEQVEAKMDQVEES, via the exons ATGTATGCCACGCGGCGTCTCCTGCAGGCGTGCCGCATCACGCTCTTCTCGCGCGACAACTGCGGCCTGTGCACGAGCGCAAAGGGCGTCCTCTCCGACGTCTGGGACAGGCGGCCGTTTGTGTTCCGCGAGGTGAACCTGGCGCTGCCCGAGCCAGAGTCCAAGTCGTGGAGGGAGTTGTACGACTTTGATATTCCCGTG ATTCACATCAGCAGGGCAGAGGCACGGGAGGAGCAGGTCGAAGCGGCTGGCAAGGCCGTCAAATTAATGCACAGGTTCACGCctgagcaggtcgaggccaAGATGGACCAGGTCGAGGAGAGCTAG
- a CDS encoding uncharacterized protein (EggNog:ENOG503NVNP~COG:S), protein MPAQKCVHQGCGKDFTDPNEKCEYHPGPPIFHEGQKGRQITVHLGHLEERQWANNRRSPHTGWKCCKPRVLTFDEFMNITPCTTGTHSTTDKPPQLEESKPAEDDASLAKKIAALTADGPTPARVPLQPAQHAPTPPPPPPETDDDDPALEIPDGKECRRRTCGHKYKKGAAREGEQCVHHPGVPIFHEGSKGYSCCKRRVLEFDQFMKIEGCKTKDRHLFVGRGDKQEKAGSSGEEILDTVRHDFYQTPTSVIASFFLKKINKDSAKVVFQAKQLTLDLTTTDSPPKRYSAEVPLYGAIDGEKSSYKVLGTKLELSLAKADGASWPVLRGDEATTGEILQIGRAGRA, encoded by the exons ATGCCCGCCCAGAAATGCGTCCACCAGGGCTGCGGCAAGGACTTCACTGACCCCAACGAGAAGTGCGAGTACCACCCAGGCCCGCCCATCTTTCACGAGGGACAGAAAGGTAGGCAAATCACAGTCCATCTAGGGCACTTGGAGGAGCGTCAATGGGCTAACAACCGCCGCTCCCCCCACACAGGATGGAAGTGCTGCAAGCCTCGCGTCCTGACGTTTGACGAGTTCATGAACATCACGCCCTGCACCACGGGCACGCACTCGACCACGGATAAGCCCCCGCAGCTCGAGGAATCCaagccggccgaggacgacgcctcgctggccaagaagatcGCCGCCCTCACGGCCGACGGCCCGACACCCGCGCGCGTGCCCCTCCAGCCCGCGCAGCacgcgccgacgccgcccccgcccccgcccgagacggacgacgatgacccgGCGCTGGAGATCCCAGACGGCAAGGAATGCAGGCGGCGGACGTGCGGACACAAGTACAAGaagggcgcggcgagggagggcgagCAGTGCGTGCACCACCCGGGCGTGCCCATCTTCCACGAGGGCAGCAAGGGCTACTCGTGCTGCAAGCGGCGGGTGCTCGAGTTTGACCAGTTCATGAAGATTGAGGGCTGCAAGACCAAGGACAGGCACCTGTTTGTTGGTAGGGGCGACAAGCAGGAAAAGGCAGGGTCGTCAGGCGAGGAGATTCTGGATACAGTCAG ACATGACTTTTaccagacgccgacgagcgtcATCGCGTCGTTTTTCCTCAAAAAGATCAACAAGGACAGCGCCAAGGTGGTGTTCCAGGCCAAGCAGCTGACGCTGGACCTCACGACGACGGACTCGCCCCCCAAGCGGTACTCGGCCGAGGTGCCGCTCTACGGGGCCATTGACGGGGAGAAGTCGTCGTACAAGGTGCTGGGGACCAAGCTGGAGCTGAGCCTCGCCAAGGCGGAcggggcgtcgtggccggtgctgcgaggcgacgaggcgacgacgggggagATTCTGCAGATTGGGCGTGCAGGGCGGGCGTAG
- a CDS encoding uncharacterized protein (COG:S~EggNog:ENOG503P5JG): protein MSVEVSHGRGGAGNINPDDTQYVDGEVVRSGIEGSHGDGAYSSGRGGAGNIADVGTASSQRKDQDIVPDVAVRASHDTQDYHTGRGGAGNEHTLSAERKSSPLPSHHHADAKTGGGGGEAPVSLADKLKEKLFGAFKK, encoded by the exons atgtcCGTCGAAGTATCCCACGGCCGGGGCGGAGCCGGCAACATCAACCCCGACGACACGCAgtacgtcgacggcgaggtcgtgcGCTCGGGTATCGAGGGCAGCCACGGGGACGGCGCGTACAGCTCCGGCAGAGGAG GCGCCGGCAACATCGCCGACGTgggcaccgcctcgtcgcagcGCAAGGACCAGGACATCGTCCCTGACGTGGCCGTGAGGGCGAGCCACGACACGCAGGACTACCACaccggtcgcggcggcgccggcaacgagCACACGTTGTCGGCCGAGCgcaagtcgtcgccgctgccgtcgcacCACCACGCAGACGCGAagacgggaggcggcggcggtgaggcgcccgtcagcctcgccgataagctcaaggagaagctgtTTGGCGCCTTTAAGAAATga
- a CDS encoding uncharacterized protein (COG:S~EggNog:ENOG503P1EI), which produces MINWDHCGEDARIAYTTGHEAAIEHAANGRKSRETLFEAYVMNAFADHYLQDFFLAGYLRVPRRLLYGMTGMADKLAQYMHDEDSAFGLQVEDASGSRWTAFGDRKLLDKVNEVNLLKCQAAAAASAREVYDA; this is translated from the exons ATGATCAACTGGGATCACTGTGGGGAGGACGCCCGTATCGCCTATACGACCGGTCATGAAGCGGCAATCGAACACGCGGCAAACGGAAGGAAGTCGCGCGAGACACTCTTCGAGGCATACGTGATGAACGCCTTCGCTGATCACTACCTGCAAGACTTCTTCTTAGCGGGTTACCTGCGAGTACCACGCCGTCTCCTTTACGGCATGACGGGAATGGCGGACAAGCTCGCTCAG TACATGCACGACGAGGATTCCGCCTTCGGTCTCCAAGTCGAGGACGCCAGCGGCTCGCGGTGGACCGCCTTCGGGGACAGAAAACTCTTGGACAAGGTCAACGAGGTCAACCTGCTGAAATGTCaagcagccgcggcggcgtctgcgagGGAGGTATACGACGCCTAG
- a CDS encoding uncharacterized protein (COG:S~EggNog:ENOG503P1EI), whose protein sequence is MDLLLPQDFYFLFDIKSTLPYSSYRLSLAVYVHHSFIQPFIHSFIELPKHAFVLCSLAILAKTSRAMALQEPRNDAKLLPLAENLTNSRNSPISDGTDDAEHRKRFMTALDTLINNPEDEPGDAKGLLDYL, encoded by the exons ATGGATTTACTCTTGCCTCAGGACTTTTATTTTCTATTCGATATAAAGTCTACACTCCCTTATTCTTCTTATAGGCTGTCCTTAGCAGTTTATGTTcatcattcattcattcagCCATTCATTCACTCATTTATAGAGCTTCCAAAACATGCTTTCGTCCTGTGCAGCCTCGCCATCCTGGCTAAAACCAGTCGAGC GATGGCTCTTCAAGAGCCCAGAAACGATGCCAAGTTGCTGCCACTCGCAGAGAATCTCACCAATTCGCGAAACAGCCCTATTAGCGACGGCACAGACGACGCTGAACACCGAAAGCGCTTCATGACCGCGCTGGACACTCTGATAAACAACCCCGAGGACGAACCGGGCGACGCAAAGGGGCTGCTGGACTACCTGTAA
- the ATG22 gene encoding Autophagy protein 22 (COG:P~EggNog:ENOG503NV9W~TransMembrane:12 (i94-117o162-182i194-212o218-238i327-349o361-380i423-448o460-480i492-511o531-550i562-585o591-612i)), giving the protein MPPNNSQLSRPDLHGHRLWSGLSVTSKRSFRSHTSSFEADDERSSTDGDMSPPRSSDGDGDGDGDDALGRRLADVDRYAGHDARPTSRKELRGWYAYSFAAETYVVCGIGSFIPILLESLARENGVLLSDPSKPCGSSDSKGEDDGQCVVYVLGVEINTASFAMYTFSVSVLLQALLVVSISCAADHGNYRKKLLLAFAWIGSFAVMAYILVSKETYLLGAILTIISNTSFGASFVLLNSFLPLLVRHHPEVLEAQASRSSGRNGVEPELRRVDSSTDDLEPSLANSRSGLLPDEAAAAASERQSKRAVTQSDITSKELEWSTRLSATGLGIGYLAALTVQCISIGILLSMKNTTWSQRVVLFFIGSWWAVFTIPAALWLRPRPGPPLLAGDRKNRLSWISYFTYAWKSLFRTIRLARRLADIMLFLAGWFLLSDAIATTSSTAILFAKTQLHMRPWALGMINVIVTLTGVVGAFGWSWMSRLCGLKTHQTILVCIGLFELIPLYGLMGYLPFVQRWGVLGLQQPWEMYPLAAIYGIVMGGLSSYCRSLYGELIPPGSEAAFYALYAITDKGSSVFGPTIVGAIIDRTGSIRPAFWFLGALVGLPAPLIWFINVERGRRQGHKLAETIEGFSPLVDEDTQDEAERRGMMADYDEDG; this is encoded by the exons ATGCCGCCAAACAACAGTCAGCTGTCCCGCCCAGACCTCCATGGCCACCGTCTTTGGTCCGGCCTGTCCGTCACCTCGAAGCGCTCCTTTCGCTCCCACACCTCGTCCTtcgaggcagacgacgagcgctcctcgaccgacggcgacatgagtccgccgagaagcagcgatggtgacggcgacggcgacggcgatgacgcgctGGGCCGGCGCCTAGCGGACGTGGACCGGTatgccggccacgacgcccgtcCCACGAGCCGCAAGGAGCTGAGGGGCTGGTACGCGTACTCTTTCGCGGCAGAGACATACGTGGTCTGCGGCATTG GCTCCTTCATCCCCATCCTGCTCGagtcgctcgcccgcgaaAACGGCGTCCTGCTCTCGGACCCCAGCAAGCCCTGCGGCTCCAGCGACAgcaagggcgaggacgatgggCAGTGTGTCGTCTACGTCCTGGGCGTTGAGATCAACACGGCGAGCTTCGCCATGTACACGTTTTCCGTGAGCgtcctgctgcaggccctgctcgtcgtGAGCATCAGCTGCGCTGCGGACCACGGCAACTACAGGAAGAAGCTGCTCCTTGCATTTGCTTGGATCGGTAGCTTTGCCGTCATGGCCTACATCCTCGTCAGCAAGGAGACGTACCTACTCGGCGCCATCCTCACCATCATATCAAACACCTCCTTCGGGGCGTCATTTGTGCTCCTCAACTCCTTCCTCCCGCTACTCGTCCGCCACCATCCAGAGGTTCTGGAGGCTCAGGCCAGCAGGTCCTCGGGCCGGAACGGTGTCGAGCCCGAGCTGCGACGGGTCGACAGCTCCACGGACGATCTGGAGCCATCTCTGGCCAACTCGAGATCCGGCCTCTTGCCCGacgaagcagcagctgctgcatcaGAACGGCAGTCAAAGCGCGCCGTTACGCAATCGGACATCACGTCCAAGGAGCTCGAGTGGTCGACGCGCCTTTCCGCGACGGGTCTGGGTATCGGCTACCTCGCGGCGCTCACGGTCCAGTGCATCTCCATTGGGATCCTGCTCAGCATGAAGAACACGACCTGGTCGCAGCGCGTTGTGCTGTTCTTCATTGGATCGTGGTGGGCCGTCTTCACCATTCCCGCTGCGCTGTGGCTccggccgcgccccgggcCGCCGTTACTGGCCGGCGACCGCAAGAATCGACTGTCGTGGATTTCCTACTTCACTTACGCATGGAAGTCGCTATTCCGCACGATCCGACTGGCCCGGCGCCTGGCCGACATCATGCTGTTCCTCGCAGGCTGGTTCCTCCTGTcggacgccatcgccacgacgtcgtcgacggccatcTTGTTTGCCAAGACGCAGCTTCACatgcggccgtgggcgcTGGGCATGATCAATGTCATCGTCACGCTGACGGGAGTCGTTGGTGCCTTTGGCTGGTCGTGGATGTCGCGCCTGTGCGGGCTCAAGACGCACCAGACCATCCTAGTGTGCATTGGTCTCTTTGAGCTGATTCCGCTGTACGGGCTCATGGGCTACCTACCATTTGTCCAGAGATGGGGGGTCctgggcctgcagcagccatggGAGATGTATCCTCTGGCGGCGATATACGGCATTGTCATGGGCGGGCTGAGCAGCTACTGCCGGTCTCTGTACGGCGAGCTGATACCGCCAGGGTCGGAAGCCGCCTTCTATGCGCTCTACGCCATCACGGACAAGGGCTCCAGTGTGTTCGGCCCAACCATTGttggcgccatcatcgacagGACCGGGAGCATCCGCCCTGCCTTTTGGTTCCTGGGCGCCTTGGTTGGGTTGCCGGCTCCGCTCATATGGTTCATCAACGTGGAGCGCGGTCGCCGGCAAGGCCACAAGCTTGCGGAAACGATTGAAGGGTTTTCGCCGTTGGTGGATGAGGACACGCAAGACGAAGCAGAGAGGCGCGGCATGATGGCTGACTATGACGAGGATGGCTAG
- the ATG22 gene encoding Autophagy protein 22, variant 2 (TransMembrane:11 (n4-16c21/22o31-49i54-75o162-185i197-216o236-254i261-285o297-317i329-348o368-387i399-422o428-449i)~COG:P~EggNog:ENOG503NV9W~SECRETED:SignalP(1-22~SECRETED:cutsite=CAA-DH~SECRETED:prob=0.2925)), giving the protein MYTFSVSVLLQALLVVSISCAADHGNYRKKLLLAFAWIGSFAVMAYILVSKETYLLGAILTIISNTSFGASFVLLNSFLPLLVRHHPEVLEAQASRSSGRNGVEPELRRVDSSTDDLEPSLANSRSGLLPDEAAAAASERQSKRAVTQSDITSKELEWSTRLSATGLGIGYLAALTVQCISIGILLSMKNTTWSQRVVLFFIGSWWAVFTIPAALWLRPRPGPPLLAGDRKNRLSWISYFTYAWKSLFRTIRLARRLADIMLFLAGWFLLSDAIATTSSTAILFAKTQLHMRPWALGMINVIVTLTGVVGAFGWSWMSRLCGLKTHQTILVCIGLFELIPLYGLMGYLPFVQRWGVLGLQQPWEMYPLAAIYGIVMGGLSSYCRSLYGELIPPGSEAAFYALYAITDKGSSVFGPTIVGAIIDRTGSIRPAFWFLGALVGLPAPLIWFINVERGRRQGHKLAETIEGFSPLVDEDTQDEAERRGMMADYDEDG; this is encoded by the coding sequence ATGTACACGTTTTCCGTGAGCgtcctgctgcaggccctgctcgtcgtGAGCATCAGCTGCGCTGCGGACCACGGCAACTACAGGAAGAAGCTGCTCCTTGCATTTGCTTGGATCGGTAGCTTTGCCGTCATGGCCTACATCCTCGTCAGCAAGGAGACGTACCTACTCGGCGCCATCCTCACCATCATATCAAACACCTCCTTCGGGGCGTCATTTGTGCTCCTCAACTCCTTCCTCCCGCTACTCGTCCGCCACCATCCAGAGGTTCTGGAGGCTCAGGCCAGCAGGTCCTCGGGCCGGAACGGTGTCGAGCCCGAGCTGCGACGGGTCGACAGCTCCACGGACGATCTGGAGCCATCTCTGGCCAACTCGAGATCCGGCCTCTTGCCCGacgaagcagcagctgctgcatcaGAACGGCAGTCAAAGCGCGCCGTTACGCAATCGGACATCACGTCCAAGGAGCTCGAGTGGTCGACGCGCCTTTCCGCGACGGGTCTGGGTATCGGCTACCTCGCGGCGCTCACGGTCCAGTGCATCTCCATTGGGATCCTGCTCAGCATGAAGAACACGACCTGGTCGCAGCGCGTTGTGCTGTTCTTCATTGGATCGTGGTGGGCCGTCTTCACCATTCCCGCTGCGCTGTGGCTccggccgcgccccgggcCGCCGTTACTGGCCGGCGACCGCAAGAATCGACTGTCGTGGATTTCCTACTTCACTTACGCATGGAAGTCGCTATTCCGCACGATCCGACTGGCCCGGCGCCTGGCCGACATCATGCTGTTCCTCGCAGGCTGGTTCCTCCTGTcggacgccatcgccacgacgtcgtcgacggccatcTTGTTTGCCAAGACGCAGCTTCACatgcggccgtgggcgcTGGGCATGATCAATGTCATCGTCACGCTGACGGGAGTCGTTGGTGCCTTTGGCTGGTCGTGGATGTCGCGCCTGTGCGGGCTCAAGACGCACCAGACCATCCTAGTGTGCATTGGTCTCTTTGAGCTGATTCCGCTGTACGGGCTCATGGGCTACCTACCATTTGTCCAGAGATGGGGGGTCctgggcctgcagcagccatggGAGATGTATCCTCTGGCGGCGATATACGGCATTGTCATGGGCGGGCTGAGCAGCTACTGCCGGTCTCTGTACGGCGAGCTGATACCGCCAGGGTCGGAAGCCGCCTTCTATGCGCTCTACGCCATCACGGACAAGGGCTCCAGTGTGTTCGGCCCAACCATTGttggcgccatcatcgacagGACCGGGAGCATCCGCCCTGCCTTTTGGTTCCTGGGCGCCTTGGTTGGGTTGCCGGCTCCGCTCATATGGTTCATCAACGTGGAGCGCGGTCGCCGGCAAGGCCACAAGCTTGCGGAAACGATTGAAGGGTTTTCGCCGTTGGTGGATGAGGACACGCAAGACGAAGCAGAGAGGCGCGGCATGATGGCTGACTATGACGAGGATGGCTAG
- a CDS encoding uncharacterized protein (COG:S~EggNog:ENOG503P3X7) codes for MSSKSRKRSRTVTDENRADCPFAVTLVTTPSYEDRDHVPKKRKRDGPEDDRSSKELIQVSPFAPKGKFKTHQTMDVSYSVEPRKRWLDMTRYNSFVLNNVKYYNEDYVYIANDTTIERQKATSKDPERRGLLQSTDYWVAKILEVRALDEHHVYARVYWMYSPDELPSNTLDGKKVVSGRQPYHGQNELIASNHMDVINVVSVAMRAAVNQWVEADDDQVQESLYWRQAFDCRTSQLSSVELTCKCRSPANPDKTLVGCTKSGCEQWLHYECLLHDALTRVYDELGTDKPHESSDLPVKMETDDAPNPALRSTTPTGIKGEGTQSPAGIKQGINGDAAPPKQLDGITPKATESPAPGTPIATTIEKPSRSSSVKKGRGKKAVVESKPYEGLFEAKLTLDDGPTVWQITDLRQAVTGGDRTWTEPALCLVCGTKID; via the exons ATGAGCTCCAAATCCAGGAAGCGGTCCCGCACCGTCACCGACGAGAATCGCGCCGACTGCCCCTTCGCCGTGACGCTGgtcacgacgccctcgtATGAGGACCGGGACCACGTACCCAAAAAGCGCAAGCGCGACGGCCCGGAAGACGATCGGAGCTCCAAGGAGCTGATACAAGTGTCGCCCTTTGCGCCCAAGGGCAAGTTCAAGACGCATCAGACCATGGATGTATCGTACAGCGTGGAGCCGCGCAAGCGCTGGCTCGACATGACGCGATATAACAGCTTCGTTC TCAACAACGTCAAGTATTACAACGAAGACTACGTCTACATCGCCAACGACACGACGATTGAGCGCCAAAAGGCGACCAGCAAGGACCCCGAGCGCCGGGGCCTGCTGCAGTCCACCGACTATTGGGTAGCCAAGATCCTCGAGGTTAGGGCCCTCGATGAGCACCACGTCTACGCACGCGTCTACTGGATGTACTCTCCTGATGAGCTGCCGTCCAATACCCTTGACGGGAAGAAGGTCGTGTCTGGCCGTCAGCCGTACCACGGCCAGAACGAGTTGATAGCGTCGAATCACA TGGACGTGATTAACGTCGTCAGCGTAgcgatgcgcgccgcggTGAACCAGTGGGtcgaggcagacgacgaccaggTTCAAGAGTCACTCTATTGGAGACAGGCTTTTGACTGTCGCACGTCTCAGCTCTCG TCCGTCGAGCTCACCTGCAAGTGTAGATCGCCCGCCAACCCGGACAAGACGCTTGTCGGGTGCACCAAGTCGGGTTGCGAGCAGTGGCTTCACTACGAGTGTCTCCTGCACGATGCTCTGACACGCGTgtacgacgagctcggcacCGACAAGCCACACGAGTCCAGTGACTTGCCGGTCAAGATGGAAACCGATGACGCGCCCAATCCAGCACtacgctcgacgacgccgaccggGATCAAGGGCGAGGGAACACAGTCTCCAGCTGGCATCAAGCAGGGGATAAATGGGGACGCCGCGCCACCGAAACAGCTTGACGGCATCACACCCAAGGCGACCGAATCTCCCGCTCCGGGAACTCCCATCGCCACCACAATCGAGAAGCCGTCAAGGTCGTCGTCTGTCAAGAAGGGCCGCGGGAAgaaggccgtcgtcgagagcaAGCCGTACGAGGGCCTGTTCGAGGCGAAGCTCACACTGGACGACGGGCCGACGGTGTGGCAGATCACAGACCTAAGGCAAGCCGTGACTGGGGGCGACCGCACATGGACGGAGCCCGCTCTCTGCCTGGTGTGCGGCACGAAAATCGACTGA
- the CAP2 gene encoding F-actin-capping protein subunit beta (COG:Z~EggNog:ENOG503NUTC), translating to MAAAADPFDSALDLLRRLNPKHTADHLNAIISLAPDLTEDLLSSVDQPLAVRRCRQTGREYLLCDYNRDGDSHRSPWSNQFDPPLDEAGAGGVGADGNEGAGEGAIPSERVRRMEIKANEAFDIYRELYYEGGVSSVYFWNLDDGFAGVVLLKKAATPGGSSEGVWDSIHVFEAIERGRTTHYKLTSTVILSLSTAEGSIGDMDLSGNMTRQVEQDLPVDSDESHIANVGRLVEDMELKMRNLLQDVYFGKAKDVVGDLRSVGSLSDGARDRETQRELIGSMRR from the exons atggccgccgccgcggacccCTTTGACTCCGCGCT CGACCTCCTCCGCCGGCTGAACCCCAAGCACACGGCCGACCACCTCAATGCCATCATCTCGCTCGCGCCGGACCTGACCGAGGACCTCCTCTCGTCCGTCGACCAGCCGCTCGCGGtgcgtcgctgccgccagaCGGGCCGCGAGTACCTCCTCTGCGACTAcaaccgcgacggcgactcgCACCGCAGCCCCTGGTCCAACCAGTTCGACCCCccgctcgacgaggctggcgccggcggcgtcggtgccgaCGGCAACGAGGGGGCCGGCGAGGGGGCCATCCCCAGCGAGCGCGTCCGTCGCATGGAGATCAAGGCCAACGAGGCCTTTGACATCTACAGGGAGCTGTACtacgagggcggcgtgagCAGCGTCTACTTTTGGAACCTCGATGATGGCTttgccggcgtcgtgctgctcaAGAAGG CGGCCACACCCGGCGGGAGCAGCGAGGGTGTCTGGGACTCCATCCACGTCTTCGAGGCCATCGAACGCGGCCGCACGACTCACTATAAGCTCACCTCCACCGTgatcctctccctctccacCGCCGAAGGTTCCATCGGCGACATGGACCTCAGCGGCAACATGACACGCCAGGTCGAGCAGGACCTCCccgtcgacagcgacgagagcCACATTGCCAacgtcggccgtctcgtcgaggacatggagctCAAGATGCGCAATCTGCTCCAGGATGTCTACTTTGGCAAGGCAAAGGACGTGGTCGGGGACCTGCGCAGCGTGGGCAGCCTGAGCGACGGAGCCAGGGACAGAGAAACCCAGAGGGAGCTTATCGGCAGCATGAGGAGATAG